A genomic window from Haladaptatus caseinilyticus includes:
- a CDS encoding GNAT family N-acetyltransferase gives MGVPATIEFENAIQQRIYDEVERSGSVSIEEVRDEVRVDAPSGSKPARSGTTEPQVRIPPEEFREYVSALLDAGHLVEREGELHLALDSDVEEYDEDGLSYRIRQAHQFDRRGIETAIREVADEGASIAAERVSADIDDEGALLRNNDRRSRMFYVATVGDGENEGEIAGWVHIDAPELDKLRHTAELTVGVRGPYRKHGVGSRLLERAMAWAHDVGYQKVYQSVPATNETAIDLLEDFSWETEAVRKDHYLIDDEFVDEVMMARKL, from the coding sequence ATGGGAGTACCCGCCACCATCGAATTCGAAAACGCGATTCAACAACGTATCTACGACGAGGTCGAACGCAGTGGGTCTGTTTCTATCGAGGAAGTCCGCGACGAAGTTCGTGTCGATGCGCCGTCAGGGTCGAAACCAGCACGCTCGGGGACGACGGAACCCCAGGTTCGGATCCCACCGGAGGAGTTCCGCGAGTACGTTTCCGCATTACTGGACGCGGGACACCTCGTCGAGCGAGAGGGGGAACTCCACCTCGCGCTGGATAGCGACGTGGAGGAGTACGACGAAGACGGCCTTTCGTATCGAATCCGGCAGGCCCATCAGTTCGACCGTCGGGGAATCGAAACCGCGATTCGTGAGGTCGCCGATGAGGGTGCATCGATCGCCGCGGAGCGGGTTTCAGCCGATATCGACGACGAAGGAGCCTTACTCCGCAACAACGACCGGCGGTCGCGGATGTTCTACGTGGCGACCGTCGGCGACGGGGAAAACGAGGGCGAAATCGCAGGGTGGGTTCACATCGATGCACCGGAACTCGACAAACTGCGCCATACCGCCGAGCTGACGGTGGGCGTCCGCGGTCCGTATCGGAAACACGGCGTCGGAAGCCGACTGCTCGAGCGTGCCATGGCGTGGGCACACGACGTTGGCTACCAGAAAGTCTACCAGAGCGTTCCAGCCACGAACGAGACGGCCATCGACCTGCTCGAGGATTTCAGTTGGGAGACCGAAGCAGTCAGGAAAGACCATTATCTCATCGACGACGAGTTCGTGGACGAAGTCATGATGGCCCGGAAACTGTAA
- the tgtA gene encoding tRNA guanosine(15) transglycosylase TgtA: protein MERDIFELRAQDGAGRIGELTVPRAGVTVETPALLPVVNPHVVTVEPSRLESEFGAEILITNSYILYKSDDFRDEALDVGLHELLEFDGAIMTDSGSFQLAEYGEITVTTEEILQFQHDIGSDIGTPVDIPTPPDVDHEQAEDELAVTQERLELAETVDVGDMLVNAPVQGSTYPDLREEAGRHAYGTSLDVFPVGAVVPLMNEYRYGDMVEMVAGAKRGLGADAPVHLFGAGHPMMFALAVAMGCDLFDSAAYALYARDDRYLTVRGTEQLDDLEYFPCSCPICANNTPEEIRSLDDREREEQLAEHNLHVTYEEIRTIKQAIRSGNLLELVENRARAHPAMLDGYRALVEQSSQLERADPASKGTFFYLSSESAYRPEVVRHHERLSRLNPEGRVLLTEGNPSGRYDESWNVVPPFGPFPRALSETYPLTAEVPDRMDVDGFESAARGVARLVEENPETEFTLAHRGWPESAIRHVPQTVHIVDLDDV from the coding sequence ATGGAACGAGACATCTTCGAACTCCGCGCACAGGACGGGGCGGGTCGAATCGGGGAGCTCACCGTCCCGCGTGCGGGTGTGACGGTCGAAACCCCCGCACTGTTGCCGGTCGTCAACCCACACGTCGTGACGGTCGAGCCCTCCCGACTCGAATCGGAGTTCGGCGCGGAAATCCTCATCACGAACTCCTACATTCTCTACAAGAGCGATGATTTCCGCGACGAAGCACTCGACGTGGGACTGCACGAACTCCTCGAATTCGACGGCGCGATCATGACGGACTCCGGGTCGTTCCAACTCGCCGAATACGGCGAAATCACCGTGACGACCGAGGAAATCCTCCAGTTTCAACACGACATCGGTTCGGACATCGGAACCCCCGTAGACATCCCGACTCCCCCGGACGTGGACCACGAGCAGGCCGAGGACGAACTCGCGGTCACGCAGGAACGCCTCGAACTGGCCGAAACCGTCGATGTCGGCGACATGCTGGTTAACGCGCCAGTGCAAGGTTCGACCTACCCGGACCTTCGCGAAGAAGCGGGCCGCCACGCTTACGGGACCTCGCTCGACGTGTTCCCCGTCGGTGCAGTCGTCCCCCTGATGAACGAATATCGATACGGCGACATGGTGGAAATGGTCGCCGGAGCGAAGCGCGGACTCGGTGCCGACGCCCCGGTTCACCTGTTCGGCGCGGGCCATCCGATGATGTTCGCGCTGGCGGTTGCCATGGGTTGTGACCTGTTCGATTCGGCGGCGTACGCCCTCTATGCCCGTGACGACCGCTATCTGACGGTTCGCGGAACGGAGCAGTTGGACGACCTCGAATACTTCCCCTGTTCGTGTCCCATCTGTGCGAACAACACGCCGGAGGAAATTCGGAGTTTGGACGACAGGGAGCGAGAAGAGCAACTCGCGGAGCACAACCTCCACGTCACGTACGAGGAGATTCGCACCATCAAGCAGGCGATTCGGTCGGGCAACCTCCTCGAACTTGTCGAAAACCGCGCCCGTGCACATCCCGCCATGCTCGATGGCTACCGCGCGCTGGTCGAACAGTCGTCGCAACTCGAACGCGCCGACCCGGCCTCGAAAGGGACCTTTTTCTACCTCTCCAGCGAGAGCGCCTACCGCCCCGAAGTCGTGCGTCACCACGAGCGATTGTCGCGCCTGAATCCGGAAGGAAGGGTTCTCCTCACGGAGGGCAACCCGAGCGGTCGCTACGACGAGTCGTGGAACGTCGTCCCGCCGTTCGGTCCGTTCCCTCGTGCACTCTCGGAGACGTATCCCCTGACGGCGGAGGTGCCCGACCGAATGGACGTGGACGGGTTCGAATCGGCGGCCCGCGGTGTGGCCAGGCTGGTGGAGGAAAACCCCGAAACCGAGTTCACGCTCGCCCATCGCGGCTGGCCCGAATCGGCGATTCGCCACGTTCCACAAACCGTTCACATCGTCGATTTGGACGACGTGTAG
- the arcS gene encoding archaeosine synthase subunit alpha has protein sequence MTDYFEVHGRDGAARIGELRLTESVTTPGLADDVVEDAGSLWFKEREMPEGDESKLTVLPHRAFPRGTDEEVMESFAVNYPDVEFPSAAVVAPETAEDFGTDAYVLSGAQGVVGHGAGFREAIIETREAIPSDSALFLSGVATPKNVATLVYAGVDLVDADRAVVTGTQGKYLTTEGEYHLDELDELPCSCPACQRPAGEFTREHCVDHNVNALRAELAIVRQRIRSGRLRDYIEGQARHEQWLTAAFREFDQQWRYVEERTPIIRNTELAAATEDSLRRVEIQRFAERVTSRYGSRFDNPLVLLPCSAKKPYSESQSHGQYHDAIQFRAHKVSMTSPIGVVPQELELTYPAQHYDSVVTGRWSEDEKEFVAEVLRRYLERNEYPRIIAHVPEEGYRDVCERVEAALDVTFEYTVEGHPTSTESLANLASTLSGELKYGKRERQHNTVRAIADYQFGEGAGDELFSSINIESRYPKLRVHDEDDEQLAAMVPQYGTLSFTLAGARQWVESDVPEKRVEIDAFAPHGSVLAPGIVDADDDIRVGDEVVIEGPKAFAIGRAEMSGPEMVESTRGVSADVRHVEEK, from the coding sequence ATGACCGACTATTTCGAGGTTCACGGCCGGGATGGGGCGGCCCGAATCGGGGAACTCCGCCTCACCGAGTCCGTGACCACGCCCGGACTCGCCGACGACGTAGTGGAAGACGCTGGAAGCCTCTGGTTCAAGGAGCGCGAGATGCCCGAGGGTGACGAGTCGAAACTGACCGTCCTCCCACACCGCGCGTTCCCACGCGGCACCGACGAGGAAGTGATGGAATCGTTCGCGGTGAACTACCCGGACGTGGAGTTCCCGAGCGCCGCAGTCGTCGCACCCGAGACGGCCGAGGATTTCGGAACCGACGCCTACGTCCTCTCGGGCGCGCAGGGTGTCGTCGGCCACGGGGCGGGCTTTCGAGAGGCGATCATCGAAACACGTGAGGCGATTCCCTCGGACAGTGCGCTCTTTCTATCCGGCGTCGCCACGCCGAAAAACGTCGCCACGCTGGTCTACGCTGGGGTAGACCTCGTGGACGCGGACCGCGCCGTGGTCACGGGAACCCAAGGAAAATACCTGACGACGGAAGGTGAGTACCATCTGGACGAACTGGACGAACTCCCGTGTTCCTGCCCCGCCTGCCAGCGTCCGGCTGGCGAGTTTACCCGCGAGCACTGCGTCGACCACAACGTCAACGCGCTCCGAGCCGAATTGGCCATCGTCCGCCAGCGAATCCGGTCGGGACGACTCCGGGATTATATCGAAGGACAGGCGCGCCACGAACAGTGGCTCACCGCCGCGTTTCGTGAGTTCGACCAGCAGTGGAGGTACGTGGAGGAACGCACTCCCATCATCCGAAACACCGAACTCGCCGCGGCTACGGAAGACAGCCTTCGCCGAGTCGAGATTCAGCGGTTCGCGGAGAGGGTAACGTCACGCTACGGAAGTCGTTTCGACAACCCGTTGGTTCTGCTCCCGTGCTCCGCGAAAAAGCCCTACAGCGAATCACAGAGCCACGGCCAGTATCACGACGCCATCCAGTTCCGAGCGCACAAGGTGTCGATGACGAGTCCAATCGGTGTCGTGCCACAGGAACTCGAACTCACCTATCCCGCACAGCATTACGACTCGGTCGTTACGGGGCGCTGGAGCGAGGACGAAAAGGAGTTCGTCGCCGAAGTCCTACGCCGGTATCTGGAACGAAACGAGTATCCCCGCATAATCGCGCACGTTCCCGAAGAAGGCTACCGCGACGTATGCGAGCGGGTCGAGGCGGCTCTCGACGTGACGTTCGAGTACACCGTGGAAGGCCATCCGACGAGCACGGAATCGCTCGCCAACCTCGCCAGCACGCTCTCCGGCGAACTGAAATACGGCAAGCGTGAGCGCCAGCATAACACGGTTCGGGCCATCGCCGACTACCAGTTCGGCGAGGGTGCAGGTGACGAACTCTTCTCGTCCATCAACATCGAGAGTCGCTACCCGAAACTCCGGGTTCACGACGAGGACGACGAACAACTCGCGGCGATGGTACCGCAGTACGGCACGCTCTCGTTCACGCTGGCCGGAGCGCGCCAGTGGGTCGAAAGCGATGTGCCGGAAAAGCGGGTCGAAATCGACGCCTTCGCGCCTCACGGGAGCGTTCTCGCACCAGGAATCGTGGACGCGGACGACGACATTCGCGTCGGCGACGAGGTCGTCATCGAGGGACCGAAGGCGTTCGCAATCGGTCGCGCAGAGATGTCCGGACCGGAGATGGTGGAATCGACGCGCGGCGTTTCCGCGGACGTTCGCCACGTCGAAGAGAAGTGA